A genomic window from Halomonas sp. LR3S48 includes:
- a CDS encoding ABC transporter ATP-binding protein codes for MSLILENIDHVVNGATHIEGVNLELAPGSFNVLLGRTLAGKTTLMRIMAGLETPTRGRVLMHGEDVTRISVRKRNVSMVYQQFINYPGLTVFDNIASPLKLARVPAEEIRQRVHDTASMLHIEHLLDRYPAELSGGQQQRTAMGRALVKDADLILFDEPLVNLDYKLREEFREELRELFKARNCIAVYATTEPNEALALGGHTGVLHEGRLLQYGPTEDVYHRPRDVLTAEMFSEPPINVMPAMVSGSEVTFDRDVHFPLNRDLANLAPGQYQFGVRASHIGLAPQAEDDLELTMKVDIAEISGSETFLHVHNDIFHLVLHLAGIHPFAVDQEIKVYFPTHKIYAFDRHGDVVHIPARPGAH; via the coding sequence ATGTCTCTGATATTGGAAAACATCGACCATGTGGTCAATGGGGCCACGCATATCGAGGGAGTCAACCTCGAGTTGGCTCCCGGCTCCTTCAACGTACTGCTGGGGCGAACCCTGGCCGGCAAGACGACACTGATGCGCATCATGGCCGGCCTCGAGACGCCGACCCGGGGCAGAGTCCTGATGCATGGAGAGGACGTGACGCGAATCTCGGTGCGCAAGCGTAACGTTTCGATGGTCTATCAGCAGTTCATCAACTATCCGGGCCTGACCGTCTTCGACAACATCGCATCGCCGCTCAAGCTGGCACGGGTGCCGGCCGAGGAGATCCGTCAGCGGGTCCACGATACGGCCAGCATGCTGCATATCGAACACCTGCTCGACCGCTACCCGGCGGAACTCTCCGGCGGCCAGCAGCAGCGCACCGCCATGGGCCGGGCCTTGGTCAAGGACGCCGACCTGATCCTGTTCGATGAACCGCTGGTCAACCTCGATTACAAGCTGCGTGAGGAGTTCCGCGAGGAGCTGCGAGAATTGTTCAAGGCGCGCAACTGCATCGCCGTGTACGCCACCACCGAGCCCAACGAGGCATTGGCGCTGGGAGGGCACACCGGGGTGCTTCACGAGGGGCGGCTGCTGCAGTACGGACCTACCGAGGACGTCTATCACCGACCGCGCGATGTCCTCACCGCCGAAATGTTCTCCGAGCCGCCGATCAACGTGATGCCGGCAATGGTCTCGGGCTCTGAGGTCACCTTCGATCGCGACGTGCATTTTCCGCTCAATCGGGACCTGGCAAACCTGGCCCCCGGACAGTACCAGTTCGGTGTGCGCGCCTCGCATATCGGGCTCGCACCCCAGGCGGAGGACGACCTTGAACTGACGATGAAGGTCGATATCGCCGAGATCAGCGGGTCGGAAACCTTCCTGCACGTCCACAACGACATTTTCCACCTGGTGCTGCATCTGGCCGGTATTCATCCGTTCGCCGTCGACCAGGAGATCAAGGTCTATTTCCCGACCCACAAGATCTACGCCTTCGATCGGCATGGCGACGTCGTGCACATACCCGCACGCCCAGGAGCGCACTGA
- a CDS encoding helix-turn-helix transcriptional regulator → MPSIIRQTPLDTATQHHAHDFHQIVIGLQGQAEFEIEGLGGAISAFSGCIVPANHVHYYMGHGENRQLILDLPATAPSLTGYHHELSQLFDAPRFFALDKPLKHYLDFLLLEQASSLQSLSNAQSDRLAATFLGCLHARLAGVTTPPSMHRLDLAKLDQFIDRHLSCAISVADLAAQACLSEAHFRSRFREQTGLSPWQYVRRRRLEAARRLLEESRMPLSQIALNTGFAHQSALSHAFRSAFGCPPSQLRRNKLSNSPALTANRLRHTT, encoded by the coding sequence ATGCCCAGTATCATACGCCAGACTCCGCTCGATACCGCGACTCAGCACCACGCCCATGATTTTCACCAGATCGTCATCGGTCTACAGGGGCAGGCGGAATTCGAGATCGAAGGGCTGGGCGGTGCGATCTCGGCTTTTTCCGGCTGCATCGTGCCCGCCAACCATGTGCACTATTACATGGGGCATGGCGAGAACCGTCAGCTCATTCTCGACCTGCCCGCTACAGCCCCTTCGCTCACCGGATATCACCACGAGCTGTCGCAGCTGTTCGATGCCCCCCGCTTCTTCGCGCTGGACAAGCCACTCAAGCACTATCTGGACTTTCTGTTGCTCGAGCAGGCCAGCAGCCTGCAGAGCTTGAGCAACGCCCAGAGCGACCGTCTGGCGGCGACCTTTCTCGGCTGCCTGCACGCCAGGCTTGCCGGAGTAACGACACCACCGTCGATGCATCGGCTCGATCTCGCCAAGCTCGACCAATTCATCGACCGCCACCTGTCCTGCGCGATCTCGGTGGCCGACCTCGCCGCGCAGGCATGCCTCAGCGAAGCGCATTTCCGCAGTCGCTTCCGTGAGCAGACCGGCCTCTCCCCTTGGCAGTACGTTCGCCGTCGCCGCCTGGAAGCAGCCCGGCGGTTGCTCGAGGAGAGCCGCATGCCCCTGTCGCAGATCGCCCTGAATACCGGCTTCGCCCACCAGAGCGCTCTGTCTCACGCATTCCGCAGCGCTTTCGGCTGCCCACCCAGCCAGCTTCGGCGCAACAAGCTAAGCAATTCCCCGGCGCTCACCGCAAACCGTCTACGACATACGACTTAA
- a CDS encoding CBS domain-containing protein, whose translation MPNRAPTIVREIMSRDCYRVTGNMSITTLAKGLALHRLPGVPVVDDHDQLIGFISEQDVLGKLLQSAYLNDEAPLVKELMRNEVLSVSPTKSITDLAQEMLGQKPKVFPVTEQGRLCGIVTRRDVLIAILRMRHS comes from the coding sequence ATGCCCAACAGGGCCCCTACCATCGTTCGCGAGATCATGTCCCGGGATTGCTACCGGGTCACAGGCAACATGTCGATCACCACTCTGGCCAAAGGCCTGGCCTTGCACCGTCTGCCTGGCGTGCCGGTGGTCGATGATCATGACCAACTGATCGGCTTCATCTCCGAGCAGGACGTGCTGGGCAAGCTGCTCCAGAGTGCCTACCTCAACGACGAGGCACCGCTGGTGAAGGAGCTGATGCGCAACGAGGTCCTGTCCGTCTCACCCACCAAGAGCATTACCGACCTGGCCCAGGAGATGCTCGGCCAGAAACCCAAGGTCTTTCCTGTGACCGAGCAAGGCCGCCTGTGCGGCATCGTGACCCGTCGCGATGTGCTGATCGCCATTCTGCGCATGCGACACAGCTGA
- a CDS encoding YqaE/Pmp3 family membrane protein: MDAREYLARKGLDGRRDEERPNTLEEKAWERARQAGGHQPHAGTPYDWEDWQRYHEELAEGAETIDQKIDHEAHRQGRESAPTEHETNAAVQEYVPPADASPVPSIPAWQESAALRFSYKALAVLLPPLAVGLAQGGGGRVIVCLFLTLLGWVPGCLYAWSWLNRRLG; the protein is encoded by the coding sequence ATGGACGCTCGCGAATACCTGGCAAGAAAGGGGCTCGACGGCCGTCGAGATGAGGAGCGCCCCAACACCCTGGAGGAGAAGGCATGGGAGCGTGCCCGTCAGGCCGGAGGACACCAGCCCCACGCCGGTACACCCTACGACTGGGAGGACTGGCAGCGCTATCACGAGGAACTGGCTGAAGGTGCTGAAACCATCGACCAGAAGATCGACCACGAGGCGCATCGCCAGGGCCGGGAGTCCGCGCCTACGGAGCACGAGACGAACGCGGCGGTGCAGGAGTACGTACCGCCGGCCGATGCCAGTCCGGTTCCGTCGATACCTGCATGGCAGGAATCCGCGGCTCTGCGCTTCTCCTACAAGGCGCTAGCAGTGCTGCTGCCTCCCCTTGCCGTTGGCCTTGCGCAAGGAGGTGGCGGGCGCGTCATCGTCTGCCTGTTCCTTACTCTGCTGGGCTGGGTGCCGGGCTGCCTCTATGCCTGGTCATGGTTGAACCGCAGGCTGGGTTGA
- a CDS encoding DUF2160 domain-containing protein, whose product MEWMVWTLPTAIFFTVIAAILLGMTAWELASPTVERRGFLPIATTRGDRLFIGLLSAAYIHLMTVGFTELSIWFALGISVLWLLVLMRWG is encoded by the coding sequence ATGGAATGGATGGTCTGGACGCTACCCACGGCAATCTTCTTCACCGTCATCGCTGCCATACTGCTCGGCATGACGGCCTGGGAGCTGGCTTCTCCCACAGTGGAGCGGCGGGGCTTCCTGCCGATCGCCACGACCCGCGGCGATCGGCTCTTCATCGGACTGCTCTCGGCCGCCTACATCCACCTGATGACGGTCGGCTTCACCGAGCTCTCTATTTGGTTTGCCCTGGGGATTTCCGTCCTCTGGTTACTGGTGCTGATGCGCTGGGGCTGA
- a CDS encoding carbohydrate ABC transporter permease, giving the protein MTSSVPTTPESVRRQAADSAAKRRKRARSATTRWRRRTLLGLYLVFVLLPIYWLLNISFQTNSEILGSFSFWPHNFTLGNYIGIFTDSNWYMGYVNSLAYVLMNMLISISVALPAAYAFSRFRFIGDKHLFFWLLTNLMAPPAVFLLPYFQLYYSVGLFDTHVAVALAHCLFNIPLAVWILEGFMSSVPKEVDETAYIDGYSFPAFFVKIFIPMIRSGIGVTLFFLFMFSWVELLLSRTLTATKAQPIASIMTRTSTASGIDWGTLAAAGVLTIIPGIVVVYFVRNHIAKGFALGRT; this is encoded by the coding sequence ATGACCAGCTCCGTACCGACCACGCCCGAGAGCGTACGCCGGCAGGCTGCCGATAGTGCCGCCAAGCGCCGCAAGCGGGCACGCTCCGCCACCACTCGCTGGCGTCGCCGCACGCTGCTCGGGCTCTATCTCGTGTTCGTGCTGCTACCCATCTACTGGCTGCTCAACATTTCATTCCAGACCAACAGCGAGATCCTCGGTAGTTTTTCGTTCTGGCCACACAATTTCACCTTGGGCAACTACATCGGGATCTTCACCGATTCCAACTGGTACATGGGCTATGTCAACTCGCTGGCCTATGTGCTCATGAATATGCTGATCAGCATTTCGGTGGCGCTGCCCGCCGCCTATGCCTTCAGCCGCTTCAGGTTCATCGGCGACAAGCATCTGTTCTTCTGGCTGCTGACCAACCTGATGGCGCCGCCGGCGGTGTTCTTGTTGCCTTACTTCCAGCTCTACTATTCGGTGGGGCTGTTCGATACCCACGTTGCCGTAGCGCTGGCTCACTGCCTGTTCAACATCCCGCTGGCGGTATGGATTCTAGAGGGCTTCATGAGCAGTGTGCCCAAGGAAGTCGACGAGACGGCCTACATCGACGGCTACAGCTTCCCGGCTTTCTTCGTGAAGATCTTCATCCCCATGATTCGCTCGGGGATCGGGGTGACGCTGTTCTTCCTGTTCATGTTCTCCTGGGTCGAACTGCTGCTCTCCCGCACCCTGACCGCGACCAAGGCGCAGCCGATTGCCTCGATCATGACACGCACCTCCACCGCTTCGGGGATCGATTGGGGCACGCTGGCCGCTGCCGGCGTGCTGACCATCATTCCGGGCATCGTAGTGGTCTATTTCGTGCGCAACCATATCGCCAAGGGCTTCGCCCTGGGCCGCACCTGA
- a CDS encoding ABC transporter ATP-binding protein — MAQITLKSLAHSYSANPAGPEDYAIREMDHVWQQGGAYALLGPSGCGKSTLLNIISGLLTPSDGQVMFDEQVMNELPPEERNIAQVFQFPVVYDTMTVYDNLAFPLRNVGTPEAKVRERVSEVADVLDLSSLLRRKARNLTADEKQKVSMGRGLVRDDVSAILFDEPLTVIDPQLKWKLRRKLKEIHERFNITMIYVTHDQLEASTFADKIAVMYDGQVVQFGTPRELFETPAHTFVGYFIGSPGMNFVEIVRTDGGVRAGTVDLILPPAMQEVIRQARSRNLKLGIRPEFVEMSSVPGEDTYEVEVGMTQDLGTYRVVSFTFAGETFRARLGEDQPLPGGIAHVRFPEAWLSLYIDEFRVEVGQ, encoded by the coding sequence ATGGCCCAGATCACTCTCAAGTCGCTGGCGCACAGTTATTCGGCCAACCCTGCCGGCCCCGAGGACTACGCCATTCGCGAGATGGATCACGTCTGGCAGCAGGGGGGCGCCTATGCCTTGCTGGGACCGTCCGGCTGCGGCAAGTCCACACTGCTCAACATCATTTCCGGTCTGCTCACGCCCTCGGATGGCCAGGTGATGTTCGATGAACAGGTGATGAACGAGCTTCCTCCCGAGGAGCGCAACATCGCCCAGGTGTTCCAGTTCCCGGTGGTCTACGACACCATGACCGTGTACGACAACCTGGCCTTTCCTCTGCGCAACGTAGGCACGCCCGAGGCCAAGGTGCGCGAGCGGGTCAGCGAAGTGGCCGATGTACTCGACCTTTCCTCGCTGCTCAGGCGCAAGGCGCGCAATCTCACCGCCGACGAGAAGCAGAAGGTCTCCATGGGGCGTGGCCTGGTGCGCGACGATGTCTCGGCGATCCTTTTCGACGAGCCGCTCACCGTGATCGATCCGCAGTTGAAGTGGAAGTTGCGGCGCAAGCTCAAGGAGATCCACGAGCGCTTCAACATCACCATGATCTACGTGACCCACGATCAGCTCGAAGCCTCTACCTTCGCTGACAAGATCGCGGTGATGTACGACGGGCAGGTGGTTCAGTTCGGCACTCCGCGCGAACTCTTCGAGACGCCGGCCCACACCTTCGTCGGCTACTTCATCGGCAGCCCCGGGATGAACTTCGTCGAGATCGTGCGAACCGATGGCGGTGTGCGTGCCGGTACCGTCGACCTGATCCTGCCGCCGGCCATGCAGGAGGTCATTCGTCAGGCCCGCTCGCGCAATCTCAAGCTGGGCATCCGCCCCGAGTTCGTCGAGATGTCCAGCGTACCCGGCGAGGACACCTATGAGGTGGAAGTCGGCATGACGCAGGACCTCGGGACCTATCGAGTCGTGTCGTTCACCTTCGCCGGCGAAACCTTCCGCGCCCGGCTGGGGGAAGACCAGCCGCTACCGGGAGGTATCGCTCACGTTCGCTTTCCCGAGGCCTGGCTGAGTCTTTATATCGACGAGTTCCGCGTGGAGGTGGGGCAATGA
- a CDS encoding carbohydrate ABC transporter permease: MNKVQNNRAWFLILPMLLLVAFSAIVPLMTVVNYSVQDVFDANTRFFTGTEWFETILNDRSLQAALLRQFAFSFTILAIEVPLGIGIALLMPKRGWQASAVLILITLPLLIPWNVVGSIWQLFTRGDIGLMGVGIRELGYAYNITRNPTDAWATIILMDVWHWTPLIALLCYSGLRSIPDAYYQAARIDRATKWAVFRYIQLPKLTNVLVIGVLLRFMHSFMIYAEPFVLTGGGPGSSTTFLSQSLTTMAIAQQDLGPSAAFSLIYFLIILLVCWVFYTAIMNSQKDNITQGGA; this comes from the coding sequence ATGAACAAGGTCCAGAACAACCGGGCATGGTTCCTTATCCTGCCCATGCTGCTGCTGGTGGCCTTCTCGGCCATCGTGCCGCTGATGACGGTGGTCAATTACTCGGTGCAGGACGTGTTCGATGCCAATACGCGCTTCTTCACCGGCACCGAGTGGTTCGAGACCATTCTCAACGACCGCTCCCTGCAGGCAGCGCTGCTGCGCCAGTTCGCCTTCTCCTTCACCATCCTGGCGATCGAGGTACCGCTCGGCATCGGCATCGCGCTGCTGATGCCCAAGCGTGGCTGGCAGGCCTCCGCGGTGCTGATCTTGATCACGCTACCGCTGCTGATTCCGTGGAACGTGGTGGGCAGCATCTGGCAACTCTTCACCCGTGGTGACATCGGCTTGATGGGCGTAGGTATTCGCGAGCTGGGCTACGCCTACAACATTACCCGCAACCCCACGGATGCCTGGGCCACGATCATCCTGATGGACGTGTGGCACTGGACGCCGCTGATCGCGCTGCTGTGTTACAGCGGCCTGCGCTCGATCCCGGATGCCTATTACCAGGCGGCGCGCATCGACCGCGCCACGAAGTGGGCGGTGTTCCGCTACATTCAGCTGCCCAAGCTCACCAATGTACTGGTAATCGGCGTGCTGCTGCGCTTCATGCACTCCTTCATGATCTATGCCGAGCCATTCGTGCTCACCGGCGGCGGACCGGGCAGTTCCACCACCTTCCTCAGCCAGTCGTTGACCACCATGGCCATCGCACAGCAGGACCTGGGGCCCTCGGCGGCGTTCTCGCTGATCTACTTCCTCATCATTCTGCTGGTCTGCTGGGTGTTCTACACCGCGATCATGAACAGCCAAAAAGACAACATCACCCAGGGAGGAGCCTGA
- a CDS encoding ABC transporter substrate-binding protein: protein MKNKRIQLTAIAGSLLLASASLHAQSDDARAIAERLIDQHFQNSTLSREEQIEELLWFAQAAEQFRGMEINTVAEGLTTHVWERDVLAPAFEELTGIRVTHNIIGEGDVVDNMQTQMQTGRNIYDGYVNDSDAIGTHIRYGTTINLSEAMENEWADYTLPTLDLDDFIGLQYGTGPDGNLYQLPDQQFANLYWFRYDWFQREDLQEQFREAYGYDLGVPTNWTAYEDIAEFFTEHVGEIDGEQVYGHMDYGRRDPSLGWRFHDSWLSMAGMGSPGVPFGNPVDDWGIRVDEESRPVGASVSRGGATNSPASVFAVTKMVEWLDKYAPPEAQGMTFGEAGPVPAQGNIAQQIFWYTAFTADMTDPGLPVTDDEGNPKWRMAPSPTGPYWEEGMKVGYQDVGSWTFFDSTPEDRRTAAWLFAQFATAKTVSLEKLMAGLTPIRESDIFSDQMTEMAPKLGGLVEFYRSPNESNWTPSSTNVPDYPRMAPLWWQNLAPAVSGEVTPQEALDDLARELDNIMSRLARANVFESYPPVLNEERDPEEWLSQEGSPKAKLDDEMPQGTTVPYDEMMEEWMAAGTRQ from the coding sequence ATGAAGAATAAAAGGATCCAACTGACGGCCATAGCGGGCAGCCTGCTGCTTGCTTCGGCCTCGCTGCACGCCCAATCCGACGATGCCCGCGCGATCGCCGAGAGGCTGATCGACCAGCATTTCCAGAATTCCACCCTATCGCGTGAGGAGCAGATCGAGGAGCTGCTGTGGTTCGCCCAGGCGGCCGAGCAGTTCCGCGGCATGGAGATCAATACCGTCGCCGAGGGCCTCACTACCCACGTCTGGGAGCGCGACGTGCTGGCACCGGCATTCGAAGAGCTTACCGGTATCCGGGTCACCCACAACATCATCGGTGAGGGCGATGTGGTGGACAACATGCAGACCCAGATGCAGACCGGGCGCAACATCTACGACGGTTACGTCAACGACTCGGACGCCATCGGCACGCATATCCGCTACGGCACCACCATCAACCTGAGCGAGGCGATGGAGAACGAGTGGGCCGACTACACGCTGCCGACGCTCGATCTGGACGATTTCATCGGTCTGCAGTACGGCACCGGGCCGGATGGCAACCTCTACCAGCTACCCGACCAGCAGTTCGCCAATCTCTACTGGTTCCGCTATGACTGGTTCCAGCGCGAGGACCTGCAGGAGCAGTTCCGTGAGGCCTATGGTTACGATCTCGGCGTGCCGACCAATTGGACCGCCTACGAGGATATCGCCGAGTTCTTCACCGAACATGTGGGCGAGATCGACGGCGAGCAGGTTTATGGCCACATGGACTATGGGCGCCGTGACCCCTCGCTCGGCTGGCGCTTCCACGATTCCTGGCTCTCCATGGCTGGTATGGGCAGCCCAGGAGTGCCGTTCGGCAATCCGGTGGACGACTGGGGCATTCGCGTCGACGAGGAGAGCCGTCCGGTCGGCGCCAGCGTGAGCCGCGGCGGGGCCACCAACTCGCCCGCTTCGGTATTCGCCGTGACCAAGATGGTCGAGTGGCTGGACAAGTACGCGCCGCCCGAGGCGCAGGGCATGACCTTCGGCGAGGCCGGTCCGGTGCCCGCACAGGGCAACATCGCCCAGCAGATCTTCTGGTACACCGCCTTTACTGCCGACATGACCGACCCGGGCCTGCCCGTGACCGACGACGAGGGCAATCCGAAGTGGCGCATGGCGCCTTCGCCCACCGGGCCTTACTGGGAGGAGGGCATGAAGGTCGGCTACCAGGACGTGGGCTCCTGGACCTTCTTCGATTCCACTCCTGAGGATCGGCGCACCGCGGCCTGGCTGTTCGCCCAGTTCGCCACCGCCAAGACGGTTTCGCTGGAGAAGCTGATGGCCGGCCTCACGCCGATTCGCGAGTCCGACATCTTCTCCGACCAGATGACCGAGATGGCACCGAAGCTGGGCGGCCTGGTGGAGTTCTACCGCAGCCCCAACGAGTCCAATTGGACGCCGTCTTCCACCAACGTGCCCGACTATCCGCGCATGGCACCGCTGTGGTGGCAGAACCTCGCGCCTGCCGTCAGTGGCGAGGTCACGCCGCAGGAGGCGCTCGACGACCTGGCCAGGGAACTCGATAACATCATGTCGCGCCTGGCTCGGGCCAATGTGTTCGAGTCCTATCCTCCGGTGCTGAACGAGGAGCGCGACCCCGAGGAGTGGCTGTCGCAGGAGGGCTCGCCCAAGGCCAAGCTGGATGACGAGATGCCGCAGGGGACCACCGTGCCCTACGACGAGATGATGGAGGAGTGGATGGCTGCCGGCACACGTCAATAA